TTGCCCATTGTACTTGATTATTCAGGTATTTTAATTATTGCAGTTTCTGCGATGCTTATTTCACTGCTTGCGACGCTTTATCCCTCTTGGCGCGCAGCCGCAGTTCAACCTGCTGAGGCTTTACGTTATGAATAAACAACCACTTCTTGTCTGCGAACATTTAAGCAAAACCTATCAAGAAGGTTCATTGTCGACGCAAGTGTTGAAAAATGTCAGTTTCTCCATGGGGCAAGGGGAAATGATGGCGATTGTGGGCAGTTCAGGTTCAGGAAAAAGTACGTTATTACACTTATTGGGTGGACTAGATACACCTTCAGAAGGTAGTGTAATTTTTCGCGGGCAACATATTAATCAATTATCTTCTGATGAACGAGCCGCTATCCGTAATAAAGATTTAGGCTTTATTTATCAGTTTCACCACCTTTTACCTGATTTTACTGCGCTTGAAAATGTCGCGATGCCGCTATTGATAGGGGCTACAGCAAAAGAAAAAGCGTTTACCAAAGCTAAAGAAATGTTGGAAGCCGTAGGGCTAGGGCACCGTGCGGATCACCGCCCTTCAGAGTTATCGGGTGGGGAGCGCCAACGTGTTGCGATTGCACGGGCACTGGTGAATGCGCCAGCACTTGTGCTGGCGGATGAACCGACAGGGAACCTTGACTTACGCAATGCGGATGCGATTTTTGAGCTACTAGGCGAATTAAATCGTACGCAGCGTACGGCATTTTTAGTGGTGACTCATGATATGACATTAGCACGTCGGTTATCTCGTCAGTTGGAAATGCGCGATGGCCACTTACAGCAGGAAATCACGTTGGGGGCTCGGTAATGTCTAAATTGCCACTTACGCTTTTAGCGGCGATACGGTTTAGTCGAGGGCGTCGGCGCACAGGCATGGTGTCTTTGGTCTCGATTGTCTCAACATTAGGGATTGTGCTAGGTGTTGCGGTGCTGATTATTGGTTTGAGCGCCATGAATGGTTTTGAGCGCGAATTGAATAATCGTGTCTTATCCGTGGTACCTCACGGGCAGATTTACGCGGTCAAACCGCCTTATAAAGATTGGGATTTTGCTGAGCAGGTTATTCGCAAAACACCAGGAGTAGAAGGCGTTAGCCCGTATGTGAATTTCACGGGGCTGCTTGAACGTGGCGCAAATTTGAAAGCCATTCAAGTGATGGGCGTTTCCCCTGAAACACAGTCACAGGTTAGTGCATTGCCGCAATTTGTGTTGAATGATGCTTGGAAACATTTTGCTGCGGGTAATCAATCGATTATTTTAGGCCAAGGTGTGGCTGATGCCTTGAATGTAAAGCAAGGGGATTGGGTGACAATTATGATCCCCAATACTGACGAAAGCTTAAAAATTCAGCAGCCTAAACGCATTCGTGTACAAGTAGAGGGGATCTTTAAACTCAGTGGTTTACTTGATCACCAATTAGCATTAGTGCCATTAGCCGATGCACAGCAATATCTGGATTATGGTGATGGCATTAGCGGCTTTGAAATAAAAGCAAAAGACCCTTTTGAAGCGGATAAGGTTGTCTATGATGCAGGTTTAAAAACCATGCACCATGTTATTGTAAAAAGCTGGATTGGCGATTACGGTTATATGTACAATGATATTCAAATGGTTCGTAGTATCATGTACTTAGCTATGATTTTGGTTATCGGTGTTGCGTGTTTTAATATTGTCTCAACGCTAGTGATGGCCGTTAAAGATAAAAGTAGTGATATTGCCGTATTACGAACACTGGGGGCGAAAGACAGGCAAATTCGTGCTATTTTCTTATGGTATGGATTACTGGGTGGTTTGGTTGGTTCGCTGATTGGTGTGGTGCTTGGCGTATTGGTATCCGTCAATTTAACCACTCTAATTAAAGGGTTAGAGGTCGTTTTAGGCCATCCCATTCTTTCAGGGGATGTGTATTTTATCGACTTCTTACCCTCTGAACTGCACATTATGGATGTGGTTTATGTATTAATCACCACCATTATTTTGAGCCTATTGGCAAGCTGGTATCCTGCTCGTCGAGCCAGTAAGTTAGACCCCGCCCGAATTTTAAGCGGTCAGTAGTTTGAGTATCAATGCCAACGTATTGTTTTCACCGAGGTGAAAGGTACGTTGGCATTTTTCTTATCTTTTTTCTAAAAACATTTGCTTATAGCTGCGCTTTTCAATCATTTCTTCCGTAAAACCATACCCTTTTGCTACCGACATTAATTTTTGATAGTAGTGTTCAAGCAGGCTTTCATCGTCTGTCATGATGGCAAACTCAGCAAACCAACCGATGCCATCAAGGTGGTCTACTGTGATGTGGACATCCTCGAGGAAATAAATGCTACGGACTTTTGTCGTCGTTAAATGACAATGATAACCCAAAGTGACTAACATATTTTTTACGTGTTGGCAGTCATCGATATTAATGGCTTTGCATTCTGAAGATAAAGGGCCTTTGACTATCCAAAGCTTGATCCCTGATGGCACCATCTCACGAACACACATACTGATATTATTGTTTGAAAGAGGAAGGTCAGTACTTTCATAGAAATAATCTGTTTCTGAATTATTTTCGGTAAAAGGTTCTGCGTGGTTAGCTTTAATTTTTTGTAGGAATACAGCGTGATCGGCTAAACGAAACTTAATTTCTGCTTCATATTTACCCACGAAATGATCGCTCATATTAACGTCCTTATTGTGCCATCAAATTATTTAGGGATAATCGTAACACAATGGGAGGAATGGCATAGCGTTAAAGGTGTGATAAAAATGAGTAGGGTGCCTACTATTCATATGAAAAATAGGCACAAAAACAAAGTGTGAATTATTTTTTTGTCATTTTATCTAAGTAGCCCATGACAAAGGCTGACAGTACAAAAGTCAGGTGGATAATGACGTACCACATGAGTTTGTCATTTTCGACGCTTTTTAAATCCATAAAGATTTTCAGCAAATGAATAGATGAAATTGCCACAATTGAAGCAGCAACTTTGTTTTTCAGGGAAGAGGCATCCATTTTGCCTAACCAGCCTAGTTTTTCGCTGCTGTCAGGAATATCCATTTGGGATACAAAATTTTCATAACCTGAAAACATCACCATCACTAATAAGCCACCCACTAACGCCATATCAATCAATGAGAGCAGCGTGAGAATTAAGTCTGCCTCAGGGATGGACAAAATATTAGGTAGGATGTGGTAGAGTTCTTGGAAGAACTTAATCGTTAAAGCTAATAATGTCAGTGACAGCCCAAAATAGATAGGCGCTAAAATCCAACGTGAAGCGTACATTGCCCTTTCGAAAAACTTTTCCATGAAACTCCTTTAAATGATAAAAAATATCGCTGTAAAATCTGCGGTGGGTATTTTAACTGTATGCGGTGTTATCAAGAAAGGTTTTTTTATTGTTTTACAGTTGTGTAATTTTTGTGGCTCAATCATGAGAAAATGATGAAATATTTATGATAAAAAGGTGACAAAATCGATACCCTCGATATTTTTATTTGCATTCATCTGTGTGATGCGCTCTAGTGTATTAATGTTTAAATAATATAGAAAAGTCGTGTATTAACAGGGGCAGTTTTCAGTTTGCTGTCTAGATTGTTATGCATTGGTTGCATGGATGAAGGGAAGTTTTTGATGTTGCGATATCGTCATAGACTAAAAAAAATGCGTAAAAACAAGTGTGTACGTCGGCAGCGGCTCCGCAACCGGTCTTTTTATATAGATAACAGACTTAACGATATGAAAAAAGTGAATATTGTCGTATTAACGGGTGCAGGTATTTCAGCTGAGTCAGGCATTCAAACATTCCGCTCTGCGGATGGGTTGTGGGAGGAGCACCGTGTTGAGGATGTTGCTACTCCAGAAGGTTTTGAGCGAAACCCTCAATTAGTACAGCGTTTTTATAATGAAAGACGCAAACAACTTCAGCAGGAAAATATCAAACCCAACGCAGCACATTTTGCGTTAGCACAACTGGAAGAGTTACTGGGTGAGCGCTTTTTATTGATCACACAAAATATTGATAATTTGCATGAGAGGGCGGGAAGTAAACGCATTGTTCATATGCATGGCGAATTATTAAAAGTGCGTTGTAATTGGTCCAACCAAGTTTTGGAATGGAAAGGGGATTTGACCACGGAAGACCGCTGCCATTGCTGCCAATTTCCTCAACCGCTACGGCCACATATAGTGTGGTTTGGTGAAATGCCTATTGGTATGGATTATATTTATCAATCCCTTGAAAATGCGGCAATTTTTATTTCTATCGGCACCTCTGGGCATGTCTATCCAGCAGCAGGTTTTGTCCATGAGGCGAAATTGCATGGTGCGCATACAGTTGAACTTAACTTAGAACCAAGCCAAGTTGAAAGTGAGTTCGATGAAAAACATTATGGGTTGGCAAGTCAAGTCGTGGTGGAATATATCAATCAGCTGATAATGCAATTGCAGGTTAAAGACACCGCACAATAAAAAAAAGGGAAACGAGTGTTTCCCTTTTTAATCGTTTGTTTATTAAATACAGTTAAACATTTTCATCCATCATGGCTGGCATAGTGATTTCCTTTACGCAAGTTGCATTGCTAGTGCTGAGTATAAAACGTACAGCATTAATCACATCTTGTAGTGGAATCAATTGGCCTTCACTTTGTTCAATCACATCATCTACAGGTAAAGATAACGGGTATTCAGTTGCTAAATAACCTAGATTAAGTATTGAAATAGCAATTTTATCTTCTCTTAACGTTTCTCTTAATGACTGAACAATGCCTCTAAGCGCATATTTTGTGGCTGAAAAGGTCACTTCTTTGCCTTTATGGTTATCTAGCCCCCATGTAGAACCAATTAAGATAATTTTGCTATTTTTTGTTAAACGTAAGTTGGGTAATAATGCTTTCAGATTGAGCAAGCAAGCACTGATATTGGTTTGGATCATATTCAGTATTTCAATATCATCACTTGTTTCAAACCGGTATTCATCGCTAAATGCGAGTTTTTCCCAGATACCAACATTATAAATTAAGGTATTAATGGGTTGCTGCTTAATAGCATCTTTAATTATATTGGCTGACTGGTTATCACTTAAATCCGCTGGGATCCAATGAAAATTGGCCTGCTCAAATGGTGGTTTTGAGCGAGAAACCCCATAAATAACATCATTAGGGCTAGGTACACCTTCAACAAGTGCCTTACCTAATCCTTTGCTAACACCATAAATTAAACAAGTATTTGACATAGTATCCTTAACTACCTAAAAATAACTTGATGTGATTTATTTGCTAAATTGCAAGCAAATAATTATTTATCTCATATAGCACAGTTGTTTAAAAAATAATTGGTTAATAATGCAGTTGTTGGTTAACAGTTAACTTAATTTGACATTTTAGGTAAGAAATAAATAAATTATTTTAGATTAAAAAATACTCATAGAGTATTATCCTTATTATTTATGGGTACTTTTGCGGATAAAATGGCAACAGACGTAAAAAATAAAATGAGTGAATTAAATATAATTTACGAATTATCATAAAAAAGCACCAGCAATAACCGCAAAGCTGATTTGAAACAATAATTGAATCTGTGATCTTTCCCATAATATGACTATTGATATTTTAGGGGGATGGGTATGGACAAACTCTTGGAGCGGTTTTTTGAATATACTGCTTTTGATACACAATCAAAACTGAATGCAAAAACAGTACCTAGTAGCACAGGCCAGCTAAAATTTGCCCGAGCACTAGCGAAAGAGCTGAATGAATTAGGCTTTGACCAAGTGACGTTAACCGACCAAGGTTGCTTGATGGCCTTTTTGCCATCGAACGTTGATTGGGATGTTCCTTCTATTGGCTTTATTTCTCATTTAGACACAGCGCCTGATTTTTCAGGTAAAAATGTTTGCCCACAAGTTTTAGAAAACTATCGTGGTGGTGATATTGCTCTGGGTATTGGTGACGAAGTGTTATCACCAGTCATGTTCCCCGTGTTGCATGAAATGATTGGTAAAACACTAATCATGACCGATGGTAAAACGTTATTAGGTGCGGATGATAAAGCGGGGATCGCTGAAATAATCACGGCCCTCGTGCGTTTAAAAGGCAATAATGTTCCTCATGGCAAGGTTTGTATAGCGTTTACCCCAGATGAAGAAATTGGCCGCGGTGCTCGTCATATTGATTTTAAACAGTTTGATGCATTGTGGGCATACACCGTTGATGGTGGTGGAGTCGGGGAATTGGAGTATGAAAATTTCAATGCGGCAAACGTAGGGATCAAAATTGTAGGGAACAATACCCACCCAGGTAATGCAAAAGGGGTAATGGTAAATGCGCTTAATTTAGCCAACCGCATTCATTCAATGTTACCAGCAGATGAAGTCCCTGAAAATACAGAAGGGTATAAAGGTTTTTACCATCTCACATCTATAAAGGGAACGGTAGAAAAGGCAGAGTTAAACTACATTATTCGCGATTTTGACCTCGCCAGTTTTGAAGCAAGAAAGAAAAATATTATTCGTATTGCTGAAAAGGTAGGGGAAAATCTACACCCAAGCTGCTATATCGAGCTGACATTAGACGATACCTACTACAACATGCATCGAGAAGTGATGAAATACCCACATGTTGTTGAATTAGCAAAACAAGCCATGGTTGATTGTGGTATTGAACCTATTGTTCAGCCTATTCGAGGTGGAACAGACGGCGCTCAGTTGTCTCATCGCGGTTTACCTTGCCCAAATATTTTTACTGGAGGGTATAATTTCCACAGTAAACATGAATTCATTACCCAAGAAGGTATGGAGCAGGCTGTAGACGTTATTATGCGAATTGCGGAGCTGACTGCTATTCATGCAAAACAGCAATAATAGTTAAATCAATTAAATAAAGCGCTCAGAACATAATATTCTGGGCGTTTTTTATGACTTAAAATTAAAAAAGCTCATCAGTATGATGAGCTTTGAGTAATAAATAACGTTAAATTTACGGTTTAATCGTCAAAATACCAATAACCGTTATTCACTAAGGCTGTTATAAGCGCGATGAAGTTGACATCATCAATAGCGTCACCCAGTGTTTGGCTATTTACAGCGTCATATCGACATAAGCTGTCTGCGGCTTCATAGCAGGTGGTTTCTAAGCATTCACCATTTATGAAAAACTGGTCGCCAACACGTAATGCTCTAAGACCGTTGAGTTTATATAAGGTCTCTTCCTGAGTTTTCAGCAAATCATAGATTTCATCGTGTTCATAAGGTGGCTCTGGTGGTGCAATGTCTAATTCATGGCGTGATTGAGAAATAAACTCACCTAGCCATTTGCGGAACAAATCAGGGTCGTTAATCAGTGACTCCATCATTTCACGCAGTTTGATTTGTTCACCCTGTAATATCTCAGCAGGGTTATCACGGAACGATAAATCAGGATCGCTGTAGCGATAGCTGCCTAAATCATTCGAAATTAAATGGTCAGCAAAGCTGCTCATCAGTTCGCGTGTATTAGGTGCACGGAAACCAACAGAATAGTTTAAC
The window above is part of the Providencia sp. R33 genome. Proteins encoded here:
- a CDS encoding SDR family oxidoreductase codes for the protein MSNTCLIYGVSKGLGKALVEGVPSPNDVIYGVSRSKPPFEQANFHWIPADLSDNQSANIIKDAIKQQPINTLIYNVGIWEKLAFSDEYRFETSDDIEILNMIQTNISACLLNLKALLPNLRLTKNSKIILIGSTWGLDNHKGKEVTFSATKYALRGIVQSLRETLREDKIAISILNLGYLATEYPLSLPVDDVIEQSEGQLIPLQDVINAVRFILSTSNATCVKEITMPAMMDENV
- the lolE gene encoding lipoprotein-releasing ABC transporter permease subunit LolE — its product is MSKLPLTLLAAIRFSRGRRRTGMVSLVSIVSTLGIVLGVAVLIIGLSAMNGFERELNNRVLSVVPHGQIYAVKPPYKDWDFAEQVIRKTPGVEGVSPYVNFTGLLERGANLKAIQVMGVSPETQSQVSALPQFVLNDAWKHFAAGNQSIILGQGVADALNVKQGDWVTIMIPNTDESLKIQQPKRIRVQVEGIFKLSGLLDHQLALVPLADAQQYLDYGDGISGFEIKAKDPFEADKVVYDAGLKTMHHVIVKSWIGDYGYMYNDIQMVRSIMYLAMILVIGVACFNIVSTLVMAVKDKSSDIAVLRTLGAKDRQIRAIFLWYGLLGGLVGSLIGVVLGVLVSVNLTTLIKGLEVVLGHPILSGDVYFIDFLPSELHIMDVVYVLITTIILSLLASWYPARRASKLDPARILSGQ
- the pepT gene encoding peptidase T produces the protein MDKLLERFFEYTAFDTQSKLNAKTVPSSTGQLKFARALAKELNELGFDQVTLTDQGCLMAFLPSNVDWDVPSIGFISHLDTAPDFSGKNVCPQVLENYRGGDIALGIGDEVLSPVMFPVLHEMIGKTLIMTDGKTLLGADDKAGIAEIITALVRLKGNNVPHGKVCIAFTPDEEIGRGARHIDFKQFDALWAYTVDGGGVGELEYENFNAANVGIKIVGNNTHPGNAKGVMVNALNLANRIHSMLPADEVPENTEGYKGFYHLTSIKGTVEKAELNYIIRDFDLASFEARKKNIIRIAEKVGENLHPSCYIELTLDDTYYNMHREVMKYPHVVELAKQAMVDCGIEPIVQPIRGGTDGAQLSHRGLPCPNIFTGGYNFHSKHEFITQEGMEQAVDVIMRIAELTAIHAKQQ
- a CDS encoding TIGR00645 family protein — translated: MEKFFERAMYASRWILAPIYFGLSLTLLALTIKFFQELYHILPNILSIPEADLILTLLSLIDMALVGGLLVMVMFSGYENFVSQMDIPDSSEKLGWLGKMDASSLKNKVAASIVAISSIHLLKIFMDLKSVENDKLMWYVIIHLTFVLSAFVMGYLDKMTKK
- a CDS encoding class IV adenylate cyclase; this translates as MSDHFVGKYEAEIKFRLADHAVFLQKIKANHAEPFTENNSETDYFYESTDLPLSNNNISMCVREMVPSGIKLWIVKGPLSSECKAINIDDCQHVKNMLVTLGYHCHLTTTKVRSIYFLEDVHITVDHLDGIGWFAEFAIMTDDESLLEHYYQKLMSVAKGYGFTEEMIEKRSYKQMFLEKR
- the cobB gene encoding Sir2 family NAD+-dependent deacetylase; this encodes MRYRHRLKKMRKNKCVRRQRLRNRSFYIDNRLNDMKKVNIVVLTGAGISAESGIQTFRSADGLWEEHRVEDVATPEGFERNPQLVQRFYNERRKQLQQENIKPNAAHFALAQLEELLGERFLLITQNIDNLHERAGSKRIVHMHGELLKVRCNWSNQVLEWKGDLTTEDRCHCCQFPQPLRPHIVWFGEMPIGMDYIYQSLENAAIFISIGTSGHVYPAAGFVHEAKLHGAHTVELNLEPSQVESEFDEKHYGLASQVVVEYINQLIMQLQVKDTAQ
- the lolD gene encoding lipoprotein-releasing ABC transporter ATP-binding protein LolD, encoding MNKQPLLVCEHLSKTYQEGSLSTQVLKNVSFSMGQGEMMAIVGSSGSGKSTLLHLLGGLDTPSEGSVIFRGQHINQLSSDERAAIRNKDLGFIYQFHHLLPDFTALENVAMPLLIGATAKEKAFTKAKEMLEAVGLGHRADHRPSELSGGERQRVAIARALVNAPALVLADEPTGNLDLRNADAIFELLGELNRTQRTAFLVVTHDMTLARRLSRQLEMRDGHLQQEITLGAR